DNA from Candidatus Baltobacteraceae bacterium:
TCGACGACGCTCCTCCGGTCGTCGGGATCGTTACCGACTTTGCGGTACACGCGTTTTGGATCCATAAGAACATCGATGGATACATCGTTGCGACCGAAGCGATTCGCGATCAAATGATGGCGCGCGGCGTCGCACCCGAACGCGTCGTCGCTGCCGGGATACCGGTACAAGCGGAGTTCGCGCCGCCGGCGCTTCCGCGCGGCCGCCTGCGCGAAGCGCTCGGCTTGCCGTTGGATCGGCACATCGTGCTGCTTATGGGCGGCGGCTTGGGCATCGGGCCGTTAGCACGATTGATGCGTGCCTTGGACGGCGTGGAGTTACCGATCGCCGCGGTCGTCATCGCCGGCCGCAACAAGCGCATGGAACGGCGAGTGCTCGCTGCCGCAGAAGGCGTGGGCTATCCGGTGCGCGCGATGCGTTTCGTCGATAACGTCTACGATTACATGCACGCGGCGGACGTGCTGGTGACCAAACCCGGCGGTTTAACGGCGGCCGAGGCGCTGGTCGCGCAGCTCCCAATGGTTTTATGTAAGCCGCTTCCCGGGCAAGAAGAACGAAACGCCCGCATTCTTTGCGAGGCCGGCGCGGCGGTTCGTTCGCGGACCGTCGGGGATCTGGCGGAGACGGTGAGCGCGGTGCTGGCACCCGGCGCCCGTCGCGAGCGCATGCTCGTTGCGGCTAGACGCATCGCGAGACCGCACGCAGCGGCCGAAGCCGCGTCGCTGATTGCGCGGCTGGTGCGGATGCGAAAGGAGGTCGTTGCCTAATGATGACGTTACCGTCTGCGACGACGTACGCGCGTTGGCTGTCACTGCTGCGCATCCTGACCGGTGCAATGTGGATCGCGCACGCGCTTCCGAAGTTTCTCAACGCCGCGTCGTTCATGCCTCCCAACGGAATGATGCCGAAGCTGGTCGCTCACGGCGCGCAACACGGCTCGCACGCATTCGCGGGGTTTTTCGCAACCGTGGTAACGCCGAACTTACCGCTCTTCGCCGAGCTCGCACGGTTGGGCGAACTGTTGACGGGCATCGCGCTGCTGCTCGGATTGTTTACGCGACTAGGCGGCTTGGTCGGAATCTTTCTCCCGATCATGTATCTCGCTGCGAAGGGGCCGCTGCTGAGCTACGAAACGCTCGCGACGCCGGACTTTAGCATGATCGTCCTGTCGGGGATAAATCTCGTACTGCCGACGGGTCGCGTCCTCGGCTTCGACGCGCTGTTGGGACGACGCCGTACTCGCATACCGCGGGTTCAGGCCGAGTTCGTGCCCGAGCCGCCGATCACGCCCCCGCCCCCACCCGAGCCAAGCACCCACTAGGACATCGCGCCGGGGCGTGGTATAGTCGGTCGTCGGCGAGGAGAGATGGCCGAGCGGCTGAAGGCGGCGGTTTGCTAAACCGTTATACGATGTAAAGTCGTATCGAGGGTTCGAATCCCTCTCTCTCCGAAGTTAGTACGGACGCGCGGTCGTAGCTCAATTGGATAGAGCAACAGGCTACGAACTTGTAGGTTGGGGGTTCGAGTCCCTCCGACCGCGATTATGGAAGAAGCCTCGCGGCAACGCGAGGCTTCCATCTTAGAAACACTGTAAGAACTTGCCCGATTTATCTTGACCCGCGTGTTGCTTGTCGTAACCGAACACCATGTCGCGGCCGAGTTTGGTTTGGCAGCCGAGATGCGGAGATTCGGCGGAAGCGAAGCGGGGGCCGAACTCCACCCAGATCGTGTGACCGTCGTCGATGAAAAGGACGCCGTAATTCGTTAGGTCTTTCTGGGCCGCGGGCAGATTACCGATCGAGTTCAGCGCGCCT
Protein-coding regions in this window:
- a CDS encoding glycosyltransferase, with amino-acid sequence MSANVGVGHVSAANAVCAGLRKIDPSARTLVVDSYKYAALVVSRVVSDGYLQMVKTIPQMYRYIYHRAERATEVGPFRTWAHQFTAGNLRPLIERERPDLVVCTHAFPSGAMAEYKRQFDDAPPVVGIVTDFAVHAFWIHKNIDGYIVATEAIRDQMMARGVAPERVVAAGIPVQAEFAPPALPRGRLREALGLPLDRHIVLLMGGGLGIGPLARLMRALDGVELPIAAVVIAGRNKRMERRVLAAAEGVGYPVRAMRFVDNVYDYMHAADVLVTKPGGLTAAEALVAQLPMVLCKPLPGQEERNARILCEAGAAVRSRTVGDLAETVSAVLAPGARRERMLVAARRIARPHAAAEAASLIARLVRMRKEVVA
- a CDS encoding TQO small subunit DoxD, producing the protein MMTLPSATTYARWLSLLRILTGAMWIAHALPKFLNAASFMPPNGMMPKLVAHGAQHGSHAFAGFFATVVTPNLPLFAELARLGELLTGIALLLGLFTRLGGLVGIFLPIMYLAAKGPLLSYETLATPDFSMIVLSGINLVLPTGRVLGFDALLGRRRTRIPRVQAEFVPEPPITPPPPPEPSTH